The stretch of DNA GCGCTCGGCCCGGCTGCCCGGCTCCGCCGGCGGGGTCTCGGGGCCGCTACGGAGCTGCGCCACTCCGCCGCGGGGCTGCAGCAAAGCCCGGCCAGTGGCGGCTGCGGGGCCCGCAGAGCCGCGTCCCGCCCGGctccgccgcccgccgccctgCGCCGCCGCCAGCGAGCTGTGCCCCGACCAAGGGCCCGGCCGGGCAGGGGACAGAGTGGGCGCCGCTGTCCCGTTTCTACGGTAAATGAACCCTTTTCTGCCGAGGGCTCAGAAACGGGAGTAATGTGCTgcgcttttttttttgttttaatcccAGTGAGGGCAACACTTTAAATTTTCACCGAGGGAGAATTCTTTTGTGTCCCGTGTCCTAGACTTAATGATCACatagctttgttttgtttatggGTCTGATGTGTTGATGAAGGAGCTGATTTATGTCTCTTGCTACTATACCTATGACAAAAACCTCTACCACTTCACGTGCTTTTAAAAAGTGGCATGTGTTGGTCGTTTTCGTGTTCTCACTACTGATAGCTATTAAACTATTTCTTTCACTcgtttatttttcttcatttaatatTACTTTTTGAGCACAAACCAGTATTTTTTATGTATTGCTGTTCGACAGCTGCATTCATTTTAATGAGTTCCATCATCTTAGTTACCTCTAGTAGTTTTAAGTGTTCATATGTTTaggtggggggtttttttgggttttttttttttttttttgttttttttttttttttttaaatacatggttggcttccttcccttctttattcctttttttccaccttGGTCTTTTTTAGTACActtattttttgctgttgaaatGTGACACATATGTTTAATGTTTCTCCAGGGAGTTATAGGGTCTTCAGATGATAACAATACTCAACAATTTACAGAACTAGAATAGAAAACTTGCAGCTACAGGCGACAAAGTGTGGAGCAAATCATACAATTATGCCTAACATTTCAGTCTCAACAACTATAAGATCTACAATAGCTATCCAAGCCTTCCAACCCAGATTCTCAAATGTGATTTTAAGGTTCctcatgcattttaaaaattttcccaaatgtAGTCTCATCATCAGTAAATTTTTAGTTTTCCCTATTGTTATGTGCTGTCTCCTCTTGATGGCCAAGTTGTTCTTGACCTTTTTCTTGGACATCTTGGTTCTTTTCTTTGTGTTCCCCATAGAAAATTACACCACACTAAAATGAAGTTATGTTTAGAAATTAATCTAAATCTCCAACAAATATCCCCGTTCTGGAtgagaggcagcagggctgtggagagAAGGCAGGTATtaaaacagagcagcaggataACCAAGCTAGCATTAAGCTGCTCTTTTCAACACTGCTTTGCCTCCACAGCTTAGGAGAAATGTACAGCAGAAGCACTTTCAAGCAAGTCTTTCTcactgggaaggaaaaatatcccaaatatttCTTTGTCTGCTTGCCTTCAGACACCACTACTTTGCATACAGACTGGGGATCTTTGTGGATCTGTGCTTCTGCTCAGCAtggtaaaaaggaaaaaagagcagaagCAAGACCAGCTTACTAAGATCCCTTTTGTCACTCATTCTAGATAGGTGGCATGAGCCTATACAAGAAACCTTTCTCCTCTGATACCAGGTAAATCCAGTCTTTGAATGGTCCTTAAGGttttcaaaaggaaatggcatcaTGTTTTCCGCTTGCCCAACGAAGTCTTATTAACAAGAAAGCAGCTTGATTTTTCTGGTCCGTGATAATTTCAAACTGCAGAATACAATCCACATCTAATTTTTAGGCTTATCATGGTTTTTACTTAAATATACACGTCCAATATTTATTCCATCTGAGAAGAAATCCATTCATTTAATGTTACAAGTTAAATCACAGCTTCCATCTCATTTAAACTGATGAAAAAGAAACCACGCTCTGTGGGCCAAAAGGATTACTTCTAAACACGATTAacagtgtttgtgttccagacTCTGTATCTGTCCTGGTTGcatctttttcccttttacatTTATTTGTGGCTCTTACAAATGCAGACTATTCTATGAAGGTATGCTCCTTcttgtagaaaaaaataaaaaaaaggaggggggtAAGAGTAGCAGAACCCTTCACAAGttgtttgtttctggttttgcttttgttttttccttagaaatgCCCTTAAGTAGGTTTTGCTATTCCGAACCCGCCGGCTGCTGCGGGAGGACCCCGGGccggggagcggccgcgccgAAGCGGAGCTTCAGCACCAAGGATGGGATTGAGAGAGTTCATTCTGATTGGCTGAGATCATTCGAACTATTGACCAATCCTAGCGTGGTGTTTAAAAAGGACCAATAGCAGACCACTTCGTTCTGCCGTTTACGTCACTACGCCTGTCTTCCAATGGAAGGGCTGATTTCTGATACCAGCGATTTGCATAAGGGCCCTATAAATAGAGGAGTAATCGCATTAACCGGCACTCTGCCGTGACTGAGCAGCCCGAGAGTGCAGCCATGCCCGAGCCAGCCAAGTCCGCCCCCGCGCCCAAGAAGGGCTCCAAGAAAGCCGTCACCaagacgcagaagaagggcgACAAGAAGCGCAAGAAGAGCCGCAAGGAGAGCTACTCCATCTACGTCTACAAGGTGCTGAAGCAGGTGCACCCCGATACGGGCATCTCGTCCAAGGCCATGGGCATCATGAACTCCTTCGTCAACGACATCTTCGAGCGCATCGCGGGCGAGGCCTCGCGCCTGGCGCACTACAACAAGCGCTCCACCATCACGTCGCGGGAGATCCAGACGGCCGTGCGCCTGCTGCTGCCCGGCGAGCTGGCCAAGCACGCCGTGTCCGAGGGCACCAAGGCTGTCACCAAGTACACCAGCTCCAAGTAGGGCGCCTCGGACCGTCACTCTCAACCCAAAGGCTCTTTTAAGAGCCACctattttttcaataaaaggGCTGAATCAGTGCTTGTAGTTGGGAGGTACGTAAATAGCTTAACATTTGCTCGGTCATTAGTGGATCATGTGGTGCTCCCTTGCAAGTTTAAATGCACCTACTAAATTATTTAGAAGTTTACCTTGTCTATGCGCGGTATATAAACTCGCTTGTTCAAGACCTCTAATCCGGTTCCTTCTcaaaagggatttaaaagcaGCAACAACTTGTCCAATTCAAAGTCCCGTGGGGAAGGTGGAATTGTTAAAATTTTTTAAGGGTTAAATGCCTTTTACTCCAAACTTCTAGCATTTACTTTCAGCGCACTATAGCggtacaataaaaaaaaagattttttctgTCTTGGCGGCTTAATTCTGAGGCGGGTCTGTGTAGGTAGTAGGATAAGATTTTCTCAACGACAGGGTTTCGGGCGTAAAACACACTGCCCCCGAGTCATGCGGGAGATAACTGCCGAAAAAAGGGGCCGATCAGTGATTTACTGCAAGGTTTACTGTGAGCCGGGGAGAATAGGAGCGTGGGGcgcagcccttcctgccccgCCGCGCCGCTGCGGCACCGGAGCTTCGCTGCAGCTGCCGCCGGGCACGGCCCGCACGTTTCCCGCCCCTGCTGCGTTCCCCTGCCCgccttccccagcccccccggctcgaagggaaggatggagggaggcagggagggaaggagggcgGGCCGATGCGCGGCGCCGCGCGTCCCCGGCCGGCCGGGCTGGGCACGGtcgcggggctgcgggggggTCGCGGCCCCGGAGGGCGGAGCGGCGGGAAGACGGCGCGGGCCCAATCGCGGCCGGACGCGGCACTTTTAAACTGCCCCGGGGACCGGAGCAAAGGGCGCCCGCCGCTCCGCCGACACCGCCTCTTTTCGCTCCGGGCTGCGCCGAGCAATGAGCAGGGGCGGGGCGGGCACAGCTGTTATCGCCGGGCTCCCAAACTGCACGTAAGGACACACTTCCTTTTAAAGGAAGGCCCTATCTCCCACACACTCGTACCCAAAATCTGAACTTGATTAACGCCCTGTAAACTCCCACCGAAATCAGCAAGTGATTTGTGGTTGCTAGTGTAAGACCGTAGTGTTTCAGCTCTTTTTGAGAGTAAGTGGGTGGCTCTTAAAAGAGCCTTTGGGTTTATTTAGATGAGTAGACTCAATTCCTCTCAGGCACCTTACTTCTTTTTGGGCGCCGCCTTCTTCGCCTTGGCCGCTTTAGGTTTGGCTGCCTTGGGCTTGGCCGCTTTGGGCTTCACGGCCTTTGCCTTAGCCGGGCTCTTGGCTGCCTTCTTGGGGCGCCCTGCCTTGGCGGCTTTCTTGGGGCTCTTGGCCGCTTTCTTGGCCGCGGCAGCCGCCGGCTTCTTCGCCTTCTTGGGGCTCTTCTTCACGGCCGCTGCTTTCTTGGGCTTCTTGGCAGCGCTGGCGGGCTTTTTGGCCGCCGGCTTCTTGGGCTTGGCAGCTGGCTTCTTCTTAgttgccttttcttttgtctccccCGGCTTCTTATTCAGCTTGAAAGAGCCGGAGGCGCCGGTGCCCTTGGTCTGCACCAGGGTGCCCTTGCTGACGAGGCTCTTGAGCCCCAGCTTGATGCGGCTGTTGTTCTTCTCCACATCGTAGCCGCCGGCGGCCAGCGCCTTCTTGAGCGCGGCGAGCGAGAGCCCCTTGCGCTCCTTGGAGGCGGACACGGCCTTGGTGATCAGCTCGGTGACGCTGGGCCCCGCGGGCTTGCGGGCTTTGGAGCCGCTCGCCGCCTTCTTCGGCTTCTTGGCGGCGGCCTTGGCGCCGGGAGCAGAGACAGCGGGAGCGGCGACGGGCGCGGTCTCCGACATGGTGCCGGCTGGTCCGGGGCCGGGCAGAGCACTGGGCCTGCAGCGAGTCGGCGGCCTGGCTTTTATAGAGCGGGGCCGCGCGCTGATTGGTGCGCTGCAGGGCCCGCCCCGCCGCACGGCTGGAAGGGCCCTTCGCCCCGCTCCGTTTGTGTTTCTTAGGAGCCGAAAACGGCTGTTTTTATCACAATTTCCGCCACCGACCACCCCCCAGTTCGCAGCGGCGTGGAGGAGAAAGACTCTTGTTCCCCTCGGCCGAGTTTCCTTTCGAAGAGGCAACGGGTGAGCTAAAAAAGAGGCGATAAACACTGAGTCCTGGACCTGAACAGACCTCGGGAGACAgaaacttttgtttttccttctaaataaaATCCGCGATGTGGAGAACTAGATTTCCAAAGCAATTAATTAATATTCTTTAAAGGGTCTTCTCTTAATCTGAACTGAAAATGAGGGATTTAGATGGATATTTTAGTCGCAATTCGATTTCAAAGAGGAGTAAGTAACACAGGCTCATCCTGAGCACTGAATATGGATTAGAAATTAGCTCCTTTGTCCAAAATCATTTACCTCTTTCGAAATAATTAAGAGAAATTCAATTAGTGCGTTATGCAGCAAGGCAAGGAGCAGGTTGAAGTCCCGTGAGGGGCTTTTTGTCCCACCAAAGGAGGTGACTTTTTACAGCACAGCAGTTTGTGCTGTGTTGCTCAGTGTACACAATGCAGGCATGGTTCCCTCATCCTCTGCCACAGAAATACTCACTTTCTTAATAAATTCGGTGACATAAAAACTTACCATGGCCAATTTTTGTTAATAATGATAACCGGTGCCCTATCGTTTCATGACATGTCagtgttttttatttcagtacaGCTGGATTGGCAAAAATCTGAGTCATCATTGTTTAAGGagacactgctgcagctgatttTCCCACCACATGAACAAATTAAAACTTGCTCAAGTGATCAGTTAGGATTCCTCATTCACAACAATTTCCTAAATATTCCATTTTCTTATTGCCCAGTGACTGCTCCCTACGTTGGAATTAATACTAAAAATGGCATGTCGTGATGTATCTgctgcactggagcagctggctgctgAGCAAGAGGGGGCACAGTCTTCTGAAGCATTTTTCCAAGACCAAgcttcaattaaaaataaatgcacatTGTTTTTCAGAGCACAAAGCATTAAAAGAAGTATTCTCTGATATGTTTATTAACGCCTATAACCCATTGTTTTGATAAAGGCCTGTAAACACCCTTTTACCTCTTGATATTGTAACTGTTGGTGATACTAAAATTCTGGACAATGTTATGATTCCAGTAATTTATGTTTTCAAATGGATAAtcataaaaatatgttttttgaCCAATAATAGcagattttctgtttctatttcaACGTATTTATGGTTTATATTTAGCACTATGTATAAGACAGAAGCAAAGCTGGCAACAGTCCCTTTCACCTCAGATTGCCTGTGTGTTGTGATGAACAATTTTTCTCAAACTCCTTCAGATTTGAGGCAGAAAATGGGCTCAGCAGCTCAAAGATTTTTAATGAGAAGTAAGGATTAGTAACTCAGAATGCCttttaatacaaaacaacaaaaccaaaccaacaaaaaacaaccccaaacaaaaccaaaaaacttccAACAATATCTGTAGGTGTAAAAGTTGTTCAGAGGAGACAAGGCTGTCTTTAAAGACATCAGGGAATTACCTGAATTTCACATAGGGCCGAGCTTAAAAAGAtggggctggggtttttttcctacagtCTTAACAAACTTTCTAACCCGCACCAGCAAAGTGATTTATTTTACTACTGAGTAGGTTTTTCAAAATTCGGATCTTAATTCAAGTGCTAAGATACAAAGTATTTGGGGGACTTTGGTTTTGGATGTTTTCCAAGAGCTAAGATTAAAAGGATATGGGATGTTTAAGAGGAGGATTGTTCGTTTTCGCTACATTTTAGGTTTTTTGAGGAGacgggggtggggggaggggagatactttgtttgttttattgctAGGATGTACAGCTCCTTTTATGAGGAAGTGGGTGGCTCTGAAAAGAGCCTTTGAGTTACTTTTGAGGTTAGGATCGCTCCTCAGATTTGTTTCACTTGCTTTTCGCTTTGTGGCTGTCGGTTTTCTTGGGCAGCAGCACGGCCTGGATGTTGGGCAGCACGCCGCCCTGCGCGATCGTCACCTTGCCCAGCAGCTTGTTGAGCTCCTCGTCGTTGCGGATGGCCAGCTGCAGGTGGCGGGGGATGATGCGCGTCTTCTTGTTGTCGCGGGCCGCGTTGCCCGCCAGCTCCAGGATCTCGGCCGTCAGGTACTCCAGCACGGCCGCCAGGTACACCGGCGCGCCGGCGCCCACGCGCTCCGCGTAGTTGCCCTTGCGCAGCAGCCGGTGCACGCGGCCCACGGGGAACTGCAGCCCGGCCCGCGACGAGCGCGACTTGGCCTTGGCGCGCGCCTTGCCGCCCTGCTTCCCGCGCCCGGACATggctcccgccgccgctccaACAACGCCGCCGCACCGACTGACGCGGTCACGTGTTGCGGCGCCCCGCGCGCGGCCGCTTTTATAGCTCCTGCGCGCGCCCGGCTGGCTCGCTGATTGGCCGCGGCGCGCTCCGGCTCGCTCCGACCAATGGCGCCGCGGATCCAAATCCGGCCAATGGGAGCCGCCGGCGGCCGCTCCCCGCGGAGCCGCCCCCGctgccgggcccggccccgaTCCGTAAGCGAGGGCAGCGCCCGGGGAACGCCTCCTTCCCCGCCCGGCCGAGGAGGGCACAGGAGCACAGCCGCCTCCTGGAACCAGGGAAACCCAGCTAAATGCCATGGCTGTCGGTTCAGAAATAAACCTGTATTTTTAACCTGCAGGGCTACTTTAAAAATGCGTTACTGTTATGATAAAAgagaagcttttctttcagtgggTGCATTTACACCCCAGAACTACTGATAGGTGTAGAAACTAGGCAGGAGGACATAATACACAACGTTTCTCTGATTCTAGAGACAAATTACTTCAGCATTGCTGCAATCAATCATATTGGTGTTTACAAGCTGATTAatctctctccaggctgaatcTTCTCAACTTTGGTAAACATAACTGATATCGTCAGCTAACTTCCACAACAGAAGTTGCTTAATAAAGAAAGAATTTCGTGTTTCAAGAATTGTGTAAAGTTACATCACAATATGCATTAGGTGGGCGGGCTCATGTAAATCTTACATGTTCTCGGTATAGAGAACTGCCGTGCAAACATTTTTCATTGTGTCCAGAATTTGTGAAAACAAATTCAAGGTTTTCAAGTGTAAGTTTGGTTAGCTAATAACTTTGTCTCCTTAAAGCAGATTTAACCTCAAAACATGGTGCAATCAGCTAATCCTGAAATTTACAGCCAAATAAATGTATTGTTTGAGGTCTGGTATCCTAATATTAGCTACTAATAAAACTATCTGTCAATCTTTTAACATTAAAATTGTTTGTTAATTTTTACTTAAGGTAGCCTGTCCATGATGCAC from Haemorhous mexicanus isolate bHaeMex1 chromosome 5, bHaeMex1.pri, whole genome shotgun sequence encodes:
- the LOC132327433 gene encoding histone H1, whose amino-acid sequence is MSETAPVAAPAVSAPGAKAAAKKPKKAASGSKARKPAGPSVTELITKAVSASKERKGLSLAALKKALAAGGYDVEKNNSRIKLGLKSLVSKGTLVQTKGTGASGSFKLNKKPGETKEKATKKKPAAKPKKPAAKKPASAAKKPKKAAAVKKSPKKAKKPAAAAAKKAAKSPKKAAKAGRPKKAAKSPAKAKAVKPKAAKPKAAKPKAAKAKKAAPKKK
- the LOC132327466 gene encoding histone H2A: MSGRGKQGGKARAKAKSRSSRAGLQFPVGRVHRLLRKGNYAERVGAGAPVYLAAVLEYLTAEILELAGNAARDNKKTRIIPRHLQLAIRNDEELNKLLGKVTIAQGGVLPNIQAVLLPKKTDSHKAKSK
- the LOC132327455 gene encoding histone H2B 1/2/3/4/6, which gives rise to MPEPAKSAPAPKKGSKKAVTKTQKKGDKKRKKSRKESYSIYVYKVLKQVHPDTGISSKAMGIMNSFVNDIFERIAGEASRLAHYNKRSTITSREIQTAVRLLLPGELAKHAVSEGTKAVTKYTSSK